A stretch of DNA from Desulfurella amilsii:
GCGTGGAATTAAAAAAGCTGTAGCGATATTTTTTTGTTGCAAAATTAGCAAAAATTGTATATTTATAGTTAGATAAACTAAAACTGGAGGGTAAACATATGAAAAAATGGTTTTTAGTGCTTTTTGGTTTGCTGTTTGTATCATCATGTTCAACTGTGCAAATAACAAAAACTAACCCGAATTTGCCCAACGTGCAAATAACTTCAGCAAAAGGCGGCATACAATCCGTTACACTTACATGGATTCCTATTACAAATCAAAATGTAAAAGGTTATGTGGTTTATAGATCAGGCTCTCCTACGGGCAAGTTTGAATTTTTAACTCAAATCAACAATAACCTACAGTCTAGTTATACAGATACTGGCGGTATTTTGTCTACTTTAGAAAATGATGCTACATACTATTATAGAATTGCAGCTTTTAATGATCAGGGTGTCGGGCCATTTGCACAAGTTTCTGCAACAACACTGCCAAGACCCAAACCGCCAGAAGGTTTAAAAGTAATAAGTGGCTTACCTCATAGTTTAATATTGCAATGGAAGCCTTCAAACGATATGTCTGTATCTGGTTACATGATTTATAGAGCTCAATCTTCCCTGGGTCCATTTAAAGCCATAAAAAGGGTAAATGGCAGAGTAAACACCACATATACAGACACAGAACTAAGTGATGGTACTACTTACTATTATGAAATATCAAGTATTAATTACAAAGGTGTAGAAAGTCTTCCCAGTGCATACGTATCTGGCTTAACGCAGAATAAACCAATTCCTCCCTTATCACTAAAAGCAAATCCAACAGGTGCTGGTACAATTGCTGTTTATTGGTTTCCGAGTCCAACAAAAAATGTTGCCTATTATGAAGTCTACTATGGCAATAGCCCCTCTTCAATGTCTTATGCAGGAAAAGCAAAGT
This window harbors:
- a CDS encoding fibronectin type III domain-containing protein; the encoded protein is MKKWFLVLFGLLFVSSCSTVQITKTNPNLPNVQITSAKGGIQSVTLTWIPITNQNVKGYVVYRSGSPTGKFEFLTQINNNLQSSYTDTGGILSTLENDATYYYRIAAFNDQGVGPFAQVSATTLPRPKPPEGLKVISGLPHSLILQWKPSNDMSVSGYMIYRAQSSLGPFKAIKRVNGRVNTTYTDTELSDGTTYYYEISSINYKGVESLPSAYVSGLTQNKPIPPLSLKANPTGAGTIAVYWFPSPTKNVAYYEVYYGNSPSSMSYAGKAKSSVLEYTIKNLEPGKIYLFMVRSVDATGVKSPDSEIVQGKTFPIPSAPKGIKVEQLPTGAIKIEWASSGNDIAYYKLFRRYYLFITNEIAKVKDTSYIDDKVKPDTTYYYWVKAVDKWGQVSPDSETVSVKTRNQ